Part of the Benincasa hispida cultivar B227 chromosome 11, ASM972705v1, whole genome shotgun sequence genome, TATTAATCTTGAAATTAAAGGTTCGTTTCCCCTCCCTacatattacaaaaaaaaaaacccctcaTTTTCCCCTACTAGATTACCATTTAGATAATAATTTTCAATtcactctcttttttttttttttttgcaactcTTCCTCTGCTTAATCAATAATCTCTCTCGTCAAAAATGAATATAGTTCAACTaacataatgtttgtattattaATCTTATAGTAAGATGTTGGAACcctttcccaaaaaaaaaaaaaaaaaatactctaagagagagagagacacaAAAGCAGCAGTACAAAAGATGGAAAAACAAAGATGGCAGAACCTAACTACCATACACGTTCACATGTTGTTTCAAAAAGACCTCGTAGAGGCCAAATTCAGGACActcttttcccccttttttcctCTCTCACTTTCTTTCAACCTTGTTTTTGCCATTTTTAAGCCCTTAAGTTCTTCTAtccttttaaataattttttcctTTGGGGTTAGTTATCATACACGTTTctgtttatattttatagaatAACGCATAAATAAATCATAGATAGAAAAAAGAATCTTAGACCAAATTGTAGCCCACTATTGACTTTCGCTAGACAAAAAAGTATACGGAACGTTTAGAGTTAGATTGTAATAGATTCGTGTTACTAGGTACTTAGAAGTCCTTGCCGATGAATATGTGTGTTTTTAAGAAACATGTACACTTAGAAGTGACCCATGCCAGCTTCTCAATTGTAGAATCCATTCCATATTCATCCAACTTagcaatcattttttttatagcaaTAATACATCGATTTGTCTAAGACTTGATTCTGTCTTTTTGCAGTCCAGTCGAACCacacaataaaaaaattcaatttttttttttttaaaaaaaaatttgacacATGACAAACTATAGTTAAACAATTGGGTgagatgaaaaaaagaaaaaaataaaaaataacaaccGAAGATGCACccatatatttttcttataattatatatatatttttgcttTGAAAAATGGGAATGACCCTCCCATTCATTCCCATTCCACTACCTCTAAATTTCCAATCTAACATCACAGCCCATATATTCCAATATCTTTGCTAAGCTATCAGCAGCTTGGCTATGGTCCCCCCTCTTAGCACTCCAAAAACCCCACATGATCTACATATCCATATGTACCCTTCACTTCAGGCTTATgcttcttccttcttccattCAACACATTCATGTAGATTCctttctttcctttccttttcttttctttttcttgccCCCCTCTTCCTTTTTCAGTCCCGACTTCGAAAACGAGTGGCTTTCGGTTGCCCACACTGTTCTTTACGATGACGTTGTTGTTGGTCGAGCGAGTGGCCCCGTGCTAGGGATAAAATCCATGTAGTGTGCAGGAGCTAAACCAGAAATTTTTATAAAGGGAGACAAAAGTTTACCTTCTAACCATTTATGTACATACATAACCTTTTTTTGTTACTAAAAGAGTTTATACACTTAAAACTTAGGTGTCCACCATCATGATTACCATTATTATATCAAGTTTATTAGGTTCAATGTTAAAAAGAATATCTAGTCATTGAAAGTAAGAAGCTTGTGGAAAagtcaacttttttttaattaattaattaattaattaattaattaattatatatttttggaGGGCCAATAATAATTTATCTCAGGTCTTTGTGGGCTCAAAAGATATTGGATGAAACCTCTCCAatgttaaagaaataaaagagggTTGGCCATAATTTATTGTTCCATCTGACCTAAGAGAGAGGAAAATTGAAAACCCCTACAATCAATTTCTTCAACACTTTGATTGGGCTACTTCGATATCTACataggtttttctttttttaaaatttttttaaataaatgctacatgcttttttttttttaaatccaaaTTATCCTTTTTGAAagctttaaattaaaatgtacaaataatgGAGTcatttgtacaaaaaaaatgaatgcTACTTGTTTTTGTTTAGGTAGTTAACTAAAATTCAATCACATTTTCTTTGGAAAAAGGAAGGGGAAAAAATAGGCCAATGTGCTAAAATCTCACTAGTCCTGTTTGATTTTCGATCCAATTCGTACTACTAACATTTTTCGACTAATAAAAATAACTCACTTACCTTAGTACATGTTCGATCGATCTTTTAACTCTTACAATATTGATTGATAAAATAATGTAGCTCACGatgcttttcttttattttttattttaataaagtacttttctctttcttattcAATTTCCTTCCGTGAGAGAAAGAGATGTAGAACATGAAAGAAATTAGAGGGaaaaaacgaaaaacaaaaactaaaacagatggagaagaaaaaaacagaGGCACATTGTACTTGAATAGGCATGTCTTATATCTATGTATTTGAggatgaaaaaagaaaagaaaaagaaaaattgtatttttcaaGGAAAATAACCCTTTTTATTGATATGTCTTGATTTTCTTCTATTTGATTCCACAGAGGAATCCAACCAATTTTTTCAACACAGATTCCAACTCTCTCCTCTCTCAATATGCTTAATTCTTATGTAATTGAactcaaaagaaattaaaaaaaaaaaaattaaattggtttctCAAAGGAACAAAAACAGAACCAAAAAActcataaaagaaaattttatgttaattatTACTCTCCAAGTTCTTGAATTAATGAAGTAACACAATATATGGCCATAATTTAAAACAAGAACTTCAAGAAACcccaaataattttattttcaaatcaatATCTAAcgttgtatttttcttttttttttttccttaaaaaaaattttggttGGCTGCAATTCAAAGAGAGGTCAGAAATATATGGataagagaaaaacaaaaataaaaaacaaaaaacaaaatttaaattttacagagaaattaAAGAAACAAACATTTGATCGATTAGTGTTTTATTAAATCCATCTCCAGTGGCCGGAAttttgtctctttttttttttttttttttttttttggcaaatgcatataaaagaagatgaaaaaaaattccatCATCTCTATAGGAAAATTCATGTCAATTTAGAAatttgtcaattaattaaattattacagaTGAAGATCCAAACTCACTTGGTCCGCCGTTTTTGCTTCGTAAACAAACCGGCCGGTCTGATGAGACCCGTCGGACCCACCACCAGTCACGGTGGTGCCACCGCCGCTGCCGCCTTTCATCATCTCATCTCCAGAAAACATCGGCAACGGGTGCAAGGACGACCGCTCCCGACCGCCAAACGacggtacattattattttgaacGGCCGAGATTCTCCACATCGCCAATGGGCTCCCGTTTATAGGCGTTGCAGCCGCTGTCGGAGAATACTGCCCACCAGGGCTACCGTAAAATCTGGCTGCGGCTGCGGCGGGTGAATTTCTATTCCAAGAAGGGTAATTATTAATCTGAAGGCTAGAAGGAGTGGCGCCTAAGCGTTGGTAGTTCATGAGCCCATAAACATGAGCCGCATCTGAAAAGGCTCCAATTCCATGAACCATAGCGGTTGCATTTGACTGAAGGTGAGCCCTTTTTGCATGTTGGCGCTCTCTTTTGTGGGCATTTTGATGTCCTCCTAAGGCTTGAGAAGTAGGGAAATTTCTACAACAATAATGACATTCAAATCTCCGACTACTTTCTCCGCCGTTGTTGTTGTCGTTGTTCTCTTTCGCATCTTCGCATGCAATAATAGTCTCGCCGGATTCCGATTCCTCTACGGAGGAAGCGGAGACATTTCGACTTCCGAATTCTATTCCAAAAAGTCTAATGCCCTTTTCTTTTGGCGTAGGACGGATGAATGGAAGTTGAGAGAAGGACTCAACGTTCATGAAATCATGAGTCTCTCGTTCACTGGTACTCTTGTCCATGAAAGTATACGGTGGTTTTCGAGTGGTTTCGGAAACCCTACGCTACAACCCGGGAGAGAATTAAAAACAATCGGTTATAGTagaggaggaggaagagaatagtgataaaagaattaaattgagACTAGACGAGTCGAATCGAGTCGAGTCGAGATTTGTAACGGAGAAGGGAAGGGGAGAATGTGTGGGGTCTATAAAGGGTGTGGGGAGTGGGAGTGTATTGGTGATGACCCATCTGAGAGTGAACCCTGACAAGGCCACAAGTTATGATCAGAGAGGCTTTGGCTTCTCAAAGTACCATCTTGGCttccttatttttttgtttgatgTGGAAagcttttttttccccttcttcaTTCTCTCTCTCAGCCACATTCTTCTCTCCTCTTATTTACTCTCTcctttaattagaaaaaaaaaaagctttactTGAACTGTCATTTTTTAGGGTTATACTTTTAGGGTTTCTGACTCACGAGgaggtttatttttattttttaccatTTCCAACTTTAGTTTGATATGTGAGCTTTGTTTATCTTGgacttaaatttttatatatttatttatttatttatttttcatggttttacttttttaattaatatatattatttattggaGTTCTTAttcatgatataattaagtctTTTATGATCGAACATTAAGAAAGTAACTCATATTTgatatgtgattttttttaatcgcaatcaattgtttttttttattattagtttttaaaattctcTTAGTGATTGCTCTTGAAAGTATTCTTGTAAGTAAAATAAAGTGAAAACACACCAACATTCAAGCTTGATAGACCGAGATTTAAAAAGGTAGGTTATTAATGTCTTGAATAGATTGAGTTTTGTTTAAATCAACAAATATACATATTAATAACTCCGCAATAATTTATATGTACTATTTTCTTCAGTCGaaagttcaattttttatacacacatttgttatattaaaaaaataaataaatgtaaacACTACAAATTTTTAGAATCTTGAACCTATGATTTGATCAATTCAATGTATATTATTagaaaattcaataattataatttgtGGAGGGGGTCAAAGCTAATAGAGTTAAattatggaaaattattttaaataaacaaataattaaaaatatttacaaacaatAGTAAAATATAATAGATAGTAATCTATTGCAGTTAGATAGTAAAATTctgctatatttacaaatactttgattcatttttctatatttgaaaataattcttAAATTGTCTACTTTTACCCAAAAAGATTAGGTGGGTATATCATAATGGTTTAAATCCAACAAAATTATTGCCATAAAAGGGAGAGAACTATTATCTTACTTTctttagttaaaaaataaatcctGTGTTGAAGCTTATGAACCAAAAAGAGGgagcttttatatatattttctaacaATTCcctatttttggacaagaaatatatcatatcataaaaaaaaataaacaaaatattttggCATCATATCATTCAAAGCAAATAGAATTATTAACAACTACACATTGACACCTTAACTAAGCCATTAATATAAAGCTAACTAACTTAAGcataattcaattatttaaaCTATTATACATCAATCTTTGAAATTCAGGCATTCACTCCACtctattgaactaaaaaaacatgGATCAAATAGTTTGGTATTATAATGAGGCTTTACGATTGTACCTTTATCATTAAATCTGTCGTGTtatatcaattttttctttgaacttttaatttcatcaaattggACCTTCGACTTTGTTGAATGTTGCAATTTGTACTCTTCTATTCAATTTTTGCTAATTTGTTAGATGATACGATACTAAATTTATCTCTCCTAAACTTAAACTTTTGGGTCAATCAGTTATTTAATATGATATTAGAGCCCATAAAGTCCGAACAAgtattcaatccaataaaaagaaattggatTCGATCAAGAATGGTGAATCCAAAAGAGACACCAATTTAAGGGGCATATTGAGAATCCTACATTGGAAAACTCAAGAGACTCACATTTCTTATAAGATAGATGAGCATTACTTCTCTCGTTGGCAATTGGTTTTGAAATGGAACTCTATGTTATTTAATAGGGCAATACACACAAATCGAGAATTGGTccaaagtttttaaaaacaaaaactaaaccaaaCTAAGTTGTAAAGAATATTGATGTTACTCCCATTTTGGTTAGGATGTTCAAAagcatataattgaatttctctcttttattttcaacTTCTTATAAACGCTTTAAAAGTTTTAGCTAAATTCTCTTTTTCATGACAATGtaggttttttcctttttagaaaCAAGGTTATTGTTTATTATACTTACTGGTTTTTTTGAactacttttgaaattttatctttatttcataaattcttgtttttaaaaaattacttttctCGTCATTAAAATTTGGCTCGAATActtgaaattaatttcatagggaagattataaaataaagaaattattaatgaataatttttttaagaaaacaaaaaatataaataaatatcaaacatcccttttataataatttttttctaataaaaaaagtCA contains:
- the LOC120092067 gene encoding zinc finger protein 8-like, coding for MDKSTSERETHDFMNVESFSQLPFIRPTPKEKGIRLFGIEFGSRNVSASSVEESESGETIIACEDAKENNDNNNGGESSRRFECHYCCRNFPTSQALGGHQNAHKRERQHAKRAHLQSNATAMVHGIGAFSDAAHVYGLMNYQRLGATPSSLQINNYPSWNRNSPAAAAARFYGSPGGQYSPTAAATPINGSPLAMWRISAVQNNNVPSFGGRERSSLHPLPMFSGDEMMKGGSGGGTTVTGGGSDGSHQTGRFVYEAKTADQLLHTTWILSLARGHSLDQQQRHRKEQCGQPKATRFRSRD